The following nucleotide sequence is from Labilithrix sp..
CGCTCGCGCCGGATCCCGCCGCCCGCATCGCGACCGCGGAGACGCTGCGGATCCGGCTGCTCGAGGCAGTGCCGGCCGCGAGCACGAAGGGATCGAGCCAGCTCGCGGCCCTGCTCGCCGCGACGATGCCGGACGCGATCCAGAGGTCGCGCGACCTGCTCAAGGACGTGCTCGCGGCCGAGGGCGGCAGCGGCGAGCGCTCGGTGCCGCCGCCCGCGGCCGCGCCGGCCGAGGCGCTCGAGACGCTCACCGTCGCGCTCGACGAGGTGGAGCTCGAGGCCCAGCGCCGGCGGAGCCGCGAGAGCATGCCCGAGCGCGCCGCCGACGCCGGCACCGGCGCGATCCCGATCGAGCTCGAGTCGCAGCCGAGCGTGGAGCGGCCGGCGCGGCGGGGCGTCGGTCTCGTCCTCGGCCTCGGCGCGCTCGTGGGGATGGGCCTCGTCGCCGGTGTCTTCGCCTACCGCGCGACGACGCCGCCGCCCGCCGAAGCGCCGCCGCCACCACCGCCGCCGCCTGTGACGAGCGTCGTCGAGATCGAGAGCGTGGACGCCGGGCCCGCGGTCGCGCCGCCGACGCCGCCACCGCCGCCGTCGGCGGAGCCCGTCGCGTCGACGCGTCGTTCGACGAGGCCGCGGACGGGACCGAGGCCGGCGGCGCCCGCCGCGTCGAACGTCGAGATGCACGAGAGCACGCCGATCTTCAAGCGCGGGCCGTAGCGCTACGGCAGCACGATGCCCGGGACGCTGCCGCGGTAAGGATCGTCGGCGCGGCAAAAGACGGTGACGCAGAGGGTCGCCGTCGTCGCGCCGGCGACGACCACGCCGGCGATCACCCAGAACCACGGCGAGCTCGTGATCGGCCGCTCGCGCGGGCGCTCCGGCGTCGTGACGACGGGCTTGTCCGGCGCCGGCTTCGGCTGGAGCACGATCGAGACGTTCTCGGACGCGCCCTCGGCGAGGGTGACGGTGAGGTGCGCGGGCTCCCAGCCGGGCCGCGTCGCGGTGATGGAGCGCTTTCCCGGGTTCACGGGGTAGTCGACGCCGAGCGCGGCGGGCGCGAGCACGGCGCCGTCGACCTCGACGCGATCGGCGGCGGTGGCGGCGGCGACGTCGATGCGGACGTGCGCGAGGCGCGGCTCCGCCTTCTTCATCGCGCCCTCGACCAGCGCGGCCTCCTCCTTCGTGAGGTCGCCGCGCTTGAGGCACTGCCGGTAGTGCTCGACGCCCGCGACGATGTCGCCGGTCTTCACCTCCGCGCCGGCGAGGTTCGCGAGGATGATCGTCGACGACGGATAGAGCGCGTGCGCGCGGGAGAACGCGTCGAGCGCCTCCGCCCAGCGCTCCTTCGCCGCCTCGGCGACGCCGGTCCGGTAGAGCGTGTTCGCGACGCGGACGTCCGCTGCGCTCGGCTCCGCGTGCGCGGTGCCCATGAGCGCGACGACGAGCGCGCAAGCGAGGAGGATCCGGGCGAGCGACATCGGCCTCGCAGTATCGCAGCCTGCGCGGCCGGATCCGAGCGCGTCGTGTCAGAGCTTCGTCGAAGCGGTGACGAACCCGCCGAGGACGCGGCGCGCGAGGTCGCTCGCCTCCTTCGCCGCGGGGAGCTTCGCGTGGTCGGTGGACGGCAGCTCGACGTGCTCCACGCAGCTCGGGTGCCGCCCCGACTCCTCGCTCACGAGGACGTCGTTGACGCCGCGCATGCAGCGGTACGCCGGCGCGCGCGGGAGCTTCTCCTCCGCCGCGAGGAGGAGGTTCGGCCACGTGTCCGTCCCCGATTCGCCGCAAGGCATGAACTTCGTCTGCGCGAAGACGCCGTTGCGATCGAGCTCGGCGAGCTCCTTCGCCGACATCCAGGGTTTGTTGGCCTCGTTGATGATCGCCTCCGCCGACGCGAACGGGACGCCGAGGTGGGGCGTCGCGAGGAAGAGCACGCTCTCCACCTTCTCCGCGCCGCCGACGAACGTGATGAACGAGCGCGTGACGAGGCCGCCCATGCTGTGCGTGACGATGTCGACCTTCGCCGCGCCCGTCGCGCGGAGCACGCTGTCGACCATCTGCGCGAGGTCGTTCGCGAACTCGTGCTCCGTCCCGTCGTCGTAGACCGTCGCGCTCGGACGGATGTGCCCCTTCCCCGCCGGCGCCGCGCACGTGAAGTCGCCGTTGCTCCCGATCCGACCCGGGCCTGCGGTGTAGGAGCCGCGCTTGTCGGTTTTTGCATGTTTCACGTAATAGTCGAAA
It contains:
- a CDS encoding tetratricopeptide repeat protein; translation: MSLARILLACALVVALMGTAHAEPSAADVRVANTLYRTGVAEAAKERWAEALDAFSRAHALYPSSTIILANLAGAEVKTGDIVAGVEHYRQCLKRGDLTKEEAALVEGAMKKAEPRLAHVRIDVAAATAADRVEVDGAVLAPAALGVDYPVNPGKRSITATRPGWEPAHLTVTLAEGASENVSIVLQPKPAPDKPVVTTPERPRERPITSSPWFWVIAGVVVAGATTATLCVTVFCRADDPYRGSVPGIVLP